The Ferviditalea candida nucleotide sequence CATAAGCGCGACAGGCTTTCCGGCAAGCCGGGCCCCCAGCGAACGGCGGGATATCCACTCAATGGCGTTCTTCAATACGGCCGTATAGGATAGATTGTATTCCGGCGTGCTGACCACCAGCGCATCGGCGGAATCCAGCAATTCTTTCAGCTTGACTACAGGCTCCGGGTACGGCTGCTCCCGGTCTTCATTAAAAAATGGAATTTCGGAAATATCGGCCAGCGTAAATTTTACGTCCTCCGGAAGCTTCTCTTCAAACGCCAGCAGCAGCCCGCGGTTAAAAGAAAATTTGCGCAGGCTGCCGCACAGACCGACGATGTGCAGGGCAGATTTTTCTCGCTGCATTTGGGGGAACTCTCCTTTTTATTGAAAATCTTAATCTATCTTATCAAAAACAAGCGGCATAAAAAAGCCGGAAGCGCTTCATACTAACCGTGCAAAAGCTTGAGATCACAACAACTATGAAAAAGGAGCCATTCCTGTAATGAAGTAATTTGCCCTTTGAAAACAAAAAGCGCCTCTTGTTATACTGGGAACCGTTCAGCCAAGAACATATCCCATTACGA carries:
- a CDS encoding NADPH-dependent FMN reductase, with amino-acid sequence MQREKSALHIVGLCGSLRKFSFNRGLLLAFEEKLPEDVKFTLADISEIPFFNEDREQPYPEPVVKLKELLDSADALVVSTPEYNLSYTAVLKNAIEWISRRSLGARLAGKPVALMGAAIVGVGVSQSHLRDVMFALNMNVLNRPIVQVVNAREKFDSEGRLTDAATQELLGKVKDELLAVLRYP